The Candidatus Binataceae bacterium genome has a window encoding:
- a CDS encoding acetate--CoA ligase family protein produces the protein MSFQIKAWLCYTPFVSNSIPEQIIAAAGKDGRAALSEIESKQILQAIGIEVAIPEVARTADAAATAAARMEFPVALKVLSPSISHKSDVGGVQLGLASPQSVRDAFALIRDNLAARAPQARFEGVAVQPMAAPGGVELIAGVTRDDRFGLMVMVGLGGVHVEVLKDTTLRLAPLSAADARAMLAELRGAALLRGVRGRPAADVDAIAELLVRLSDFAVAHPEVQEMDLNPISAYPRGVAVLDARVLVGAPHHKPPADPHRAARLENLRRAFNPRSVVVIGDKRMGGFMWLRSMSQLKTKLYSVQIDPNEIAGIEAMGITNYKTLAEIKDPIDYAVSAVPRQVAGRILRDCVANHVGSIGFFTSGFSETGEELGQRLEADLREVALNSPIALVGPNCMGLYSSAVGLKNFPDEKVSDGGDVCFISQSGTHTINFCIQAEARGIRVNKAASIGNVLILEAADYLDLMAEDPATRVIGMYVEGVRDGRRFFESLKHAAAKHPVVIWKGGMTEAGARATFSHTGSLATAAAVWRSMVRQAGAVEAAGLDAMLDAVELLARGRAMKGRGMGLVAMTGGQSVVITDTFAGAGLEIPALSDASYDELKTFFNVIGGSYRNPLDAGGTIGSGIHPGGLDRILAILDRDPVIDSIVLEIGTGFRAQRWATHEDELLTLLDKLREFGSSSQKAFAIILHPAHVEGIVARAKELARQRGLVVFDSFERAASAFATAASYWQGRATS, from the coding sequence GTGTCGTTTCAAATCAAGGCCTGGCTTTGCTATACGCCATTCGTGAGCAACTCAATACCCGAACAAATCATCGCAGCAGCCGGGAAAGACGGTCGCGCGGCGCTCTCTGAAATCGAGTCCAAGCAAATCCTGCAGGCCATCGGCATTGAGGTGGCAATTCCGGAGGTTGCCAGGACCGCAGACGCGGCAGCGACCGCAGCGGCGCGGATGGAATTTCCTGTCGCACTGAAAGTCTTGTCGCCGAGCATCAGCCACAAGAGCGACGTTGGTGGCGTCCAGCTCGGCCTCGCTTCGCCCCAGAGTGTGCGCGACGCTTTCGCGCTGATTCGTGACAACCTTGCGGCAAGGGCGCCGCAGGCAAGGTTCGAAGGAGTCGCGGTGCAGCCGATGGCGGCGCCAGGTGGCGTCGAGCTGATCGCGGGAGTGACCCGTGACGACCGGTTCGGACTGATGGTGATGGTGGGACTGGGCGGGGTTCATGTGGAGGTGTTGAAAGACACCACCTTGCGGCTGGCCCCGCTGAGCGCAGCCGACGCGCGTGCGATGCTCGCGGAGCTACGCGGTGCGGCACTGCTAAGGGGGGTTCGCGGCCGGCCGGCAGCGGACGTGGACGCGATCGCCGAGCTTCTGGTGCGGCTGTCGGATTTTGCGGTCGCGCATCCGGAAGTTCAGGAGATGGATCTCAATCCCATCTCTGCGTACCCGCGCGGCGTTGCGGTTCTCGATGCGCGCGTACTGGTCGGAGCGCCGCACCACAAGCCGCCCGCCGATCCACATCGCGCCGCCCGCCTGGAGAACCTCAGGCGCGCGTTCAATCCCCGTTCGGTAGTCGTGATCGGTGACAAGCGGATGGGCGGCTTCATGTGGCTGCGTTCGATGTCGCAGCTCAAGACCAAGTTGTATTCCGTGCAAATCGATCCCAATGAGATTGCCGGCATCGAGGCAATGGGAATTACCAATTACAAGACCCTCGCGGAAATCAAGGACCCCATCGACTATGCGGTGAGCGCGGTGCCGCGGCAGGTGGCGGGACGTATCCTGCGCGATTGTGTCGCAAATCATGTCGGTTCGATTGGATTCTTCACCTCGGGGTTCTCGGAAACCGGTGAAGAGCTGGGCCAGCGACTGGAGGCTGATCTGAGGGAGGTTGCGCTCAATTCCCCGATCGCGCTTGTCGGCCCCAACTGCATGGGGCTCTACAGCTCGGCGGTGGGGCTCAAGAATTTTCCCGATGAAAAGGTCAGCGACGGCGGAGACGTCTGTTTCATCTCGCAAAGCGGTACCCACACGATAAATTTCTGCATTCAGGCGGAGGCGCGCGGGATCAGGGTCAATAAGGCAGCCTCCATCGGTAACGTGCTGATCTTGGAGGCCGCCGACTATCTCGACTTGATGGCCGAAGATCCCGCCACCCGGGTGATCGGGATGTACGTGGAGGGCGTCCGCGACGGACGGCGGTTCTTTGAGAGCCTTAAGCACGCGGCGGCGAAGCACCCAGTAGTTATATGGAAGGGCGGAATGACCGAGGCGGGCGCGCGTGCCACTTTTTCGCACACCGGATCGCTCGCCACTGCCGCGGCGGTGTGGCGCTCGATGGTACGGCAGGCCGGCGCAGTGGAGGCGGCCGGTCTCGACGCGATGCTCGACGCGGTCGAGCTGCTCGCGCGCGGACGAGCAATGAAAGGGCGCGGGATGGGCCTGGTCGCGATGACCGGTGGACAATCGGTGGTGATCACTGACACGTTTGCGGGTGCAGGCCTGGAAATTCCCGCCTTGTCGGATGCGTCTTACGATGAGCTCAAAACCTTCTTCAACGTAATCGGCGGGAGCTACCGAAATCCGCTCGACGCAGGTGGAACAATCGGGTCCGGGATTCATCCCGGAGGCCTCGATCGGATTCTGGCCATCCTCGACCGCGATCCGGTTATCGACTCGATTGTGCTCGAGATCGGGACCGGTTTCCGGGCGCAGCGCTGGGCCACGCATGAAGACGAACTTTTGACCTTGCTGGACAAACTGCGCGAGTTTGGCAGCTCTTCACAAAAAGCGTTTGCAATAATTTTGCATCCGGCGCACGTCGAGGGGATTGTGGCGCGTGCCAAGGAATTGGCGCGTCAACGCGGCCTGGTAGTATTCGACAGTTTTGAGCGGGCGGCGAGCGCTTTTGCCACTGCGGCCAGCTACTGGCAGGGCAGGGCGACGAGCTGA
- the sppA gene encoding signal peptide peptidase SppA — protein MFSWKALWISREARVAGLIVVLGVVGEVMFRHHEPTLGAILLLAAVAVAGGFWTFVVRPALIPRDSVLMLRLAGSIPEDIRRSPFDQLFHRHTIGLRQLRYGLEAVVSDNRVRAVVVQLAAVEAGLATAHELQRLLLATVAAGKRVTAVMTGDSPSLMEYLIASGASEIVINPDAMLVLLGVTIASPFLREALEHVGVRVQTLQWKQYKGAAEMLTRDHMSPELRESLEAIIQDRQKVLVDALKEARRLEPERARELLSAGFLSARAAREGGLVDREGYLQDVRKELDLSGKGKQEIGFGRYLRRVSYLHERGVRPRIAVVLGNGPVIAGEPPPRSEFISGETTADEINRAARDEQNRAIVFRINSPGGSAVGSDLVWRAVREAQERGKPVIVSMGEVAGSGGYYVAMGADSIVAEPATITGSIGVVYMKLDLSRMLSNLGVRFDYAKTAQSGDALSLSRAMSEAELEQLNSALGEVYRNFTAKVSQGRKLSAEQTEEVARGRVWSGIAARERGLVDELGGFSRAVELAREKAGIPPGHAHQLVVYSAREPLFSIRNLLSPARVPARWDAAPEALGLPSDWAPALLQLLTRGGILLLSPFLRG, from the coding sequence ATGTTCAGCTGGAAAGCGCTGTGGATAAGCCGCGAGGCGCGGGTCGCAGGACTAATCGTGGTGCTTGGCGTGGTCGGGGAGGTGATGTTTCGTCACCATGAGCCGACGCTCGGTGCGATTCTTCTTCTGGCGGCAGTTGCGGTTGCAGGAGGTTTCTGGACTTTCGTGGTCAGGCCGGCGCTTATCCCGCGCGACTCGGTCTTGATGTTGCGGCTAGCTGGTTCGATCCCGGAAGACATCCGGCGTTCGCCTTTCGATCAGCTTTTCCATCGTCACACCATAGGTCTGCGCCAGCTGCGATACGGCCTCGAGGCGGTAGTGTCGGACAATCGGGTGCGCGCCGTCGTGGTGCAACTTGCAGCGGTCGAGGCGGGTCTTGCGACCGCACATGAACTGCAGCGCCTGCTCCTCGCGACGGTCGCAGCGGGCAAGCGGGTCACCGCGGTGATGACCGGCGATTCGCCCAGTCTCATGGAATACCTAATCGCCTCCGGGGCCTCGGAGATCGTGATCAATCCAGACGCGATGCTGGTGCTGCTGGGCGTCACCATCGCGAGTCCATTCCTGCGTGAGGCGCTCGAACATGTCGGCGTCAGGGTTCAGACGCTGCAGTGGAAGCAATACAAGGGCGCCGCGGAAATGCTAACGCGCGACCACATGTCCCCCGAGCTGCGCGAAAGTTTGGAAGCGATCATTCAGGACCGCCAGAAGGTGCTGGTCGATGCTCTCAAGGAAGCGCGGCGCCTGGAGCCAGAGCGCGCTCGCGAGCTGTTGTCAGCCGGCTTTTTGAGCGCCCGTGCGGCACGTGAGGGAGGACTGGTCGACCGCGAGGGCTATCTCCAGGATGTGCGCAAGGAACTGGACCTTAGCGGTAAAGGTAAACAGGAAATCGGCTTCGGCCGGTATCTGCGGCGGGTCAGCTATCTACATGAACGGGGGGTTCGCCCACGGATCGCTGTAGTTCTGGGTAACGGTCCGGTAATCGCCGGCGAACCACCACCGCGCAGCGAATTTATTTCGGGTGAAACGACCGCTGATGAGATCAATCGCGCCGCGCGGGACGAACAGAATCGAGCCATTGTGTTTCGCATCAACTCGCCTGGAGGATCCGCGGTCGGCTCCGACCTGGTGTGGCGGGCTGTGCGCGAAGCGCAGGAACGCGGCAAGCCGGTTATCGTATCGATGGGCGAGGTGGCGGGCTCGGGTGGTTACTACGTGGCGATGGGCGCCGACTCAATCGTGGCCGAACCTGCCACCATTACCGGCTCCATCGGCGTGGTCTACATGAAGCTTGACCTGTCGCGAATGTTGTCCAACCTCGGGGTACGATTCGACTACGCAAAAACTGCGCAGAGCGGTGATGCGCTGTCGCTGTCGCGCGCAATGAGCGAAGCGGAACTTGAACAGCTCAACAGTGCGCTGGGAGAAGTGTACCGAAACTTTACTGCCAAGGTGTCGCAAGGCCGAAAACTCAGCGCCGAGCAGACCGAGGAGGTGGCCCGCGGGCGAGTGTGGAGCGGGATTGCGGCCAGAGAGCGTGGATTGGTCGACGAACTCGGCGGCTTCAGCAGAGCGGTGGAACTGGCACGCGAAAAGGCAGGAATTCCGCCGGGGCACGCGCATCAGCTGGTTGTGTATTCCGCGCGTGAGCCGCTGTTCTCAATCCGCAATCTGCTTTCACCGGCGCGTGTTCCAGCGCGATGGGACGCGGCGCCAGAAGCGCTGGGCCTGCCTTCCGACTGGGCACCGGCGCTCCTCCAGCTGCTGACGCGGGGCGGGATACTCCTGCTTAGTCCGTTCCTGCGCGGCTGA
- a CDS encoding DUF2333 family protein, with protein sequence MLTRRNLIIAIVAALLLWIGGNLALHFGQIHHNRLPLDLTAQFPPDKPTVPGEIFATTLAAIIDHELHTGFGWRPNDLYLWGPKVMADNNSDRQLGIIMAMRETMRVFKDHLTKVSSNQYDQNLVTADTDFRNDAEKWILPSPEGKYADGAARLRAYVAGLHTTPPTSRELNLRAVELIRLFQVWTDLLGDAHANLYRTTQDDGSPVRSWDCDHYFYHAQGYAHVMYYSMMALEREYQGTLKDDPILTKLFDDSIDALHKAAMMKPLIVLDGSPDGIFANHRRNLDAYVTEARQKMYSIREELQRSPL encoded by the coding sequence ATGCTGACCCGCAGAAACCTGATCATCGCGATTGTTGCTGCCTTGTTACTTTGGATTGGAGGCAACCTAGCGCTGCATTTTGGGCAAATTCACCACAACCGTCTTCCGCTCGATCTCACGGCTCAATTTCCACCCGATAAGCCGACGGTGCCTGGAGAAATATTCGCCACTACCCTCGCGGCGATAATTGACCACGAGCTCCATACCGGCTTCGGATGGCGTCCCAACGATCTGTACCTGTGGGGTCCCAAAGTGATGGCCGACAACAACTCCGATCGCCAGTTAGGAATCATCATGGCGATGCGCGAGACGATGCGAGTTTTCAAGGATCACCTCACCAAGGTCTCTTCCAACCAGTATGACCAGAACCTGGTTACCGCCGACACCGACTTTCGCAACGACGCCGAGAAATGGATACTCCCGTCACCCGAGGGCAAATACGCAGACGGTGCCGCGCGCCTGCGCGCCTACGTCGCCGGGCTGCACACCACGCCCCCAACCTCCCGCGAGCTCAACCTGCGCGCGGTCGAGCTCATCCGCCTCTTTCAGGTCTGGACCGACCTGCTGGGCGACGCGCACGCAAACCTGTATCGCACTACCCAGGACGACGGCAGTCCGGTACGCTCCTGGGATTGCGATCACTATTTCTATCATGCCCAGGGCTACGCGCACGTGATGTACTATTCCATGATGGCGCTGGAGCGCGAGTATCAGGGCACCCTGAAAGACGACCCGATCCTCACCAAACTCTTCGACGACAGCATCGATGCGCTTCACAAAGCCGCGATGATGAAACCGTTGATCGTGCTCGATGGATCACCGGATGGCATATTCGCCAACCACCGCCGCAACCTCGATGCCTACGTCACAGAGGCGCGCCAGAAGATGTATTCCATTCGCGAAGAGCTGCAACGCTCACCGCTGTAA
- a CDS encoding D-alanyl-D-alanine carboxypeptidase family protein, with translation MRRFSSSNQVDNRLSLAGGVLLLTVAVLSLTVGVPSQALAARHHRHAAAAKAVAPQASDEAYVEAAVMEPSSVTFIFEKNDHQPWPTASLAKMMLMMVVAQKLHDGSLKLTDQITTSREAAKMGGSQVYLKEGEVFSLDDMMKAVVVHSANDASLAIAEYVAGSGPAFVQLMNRQAGALGMKDTHYYSVHGLPPGPGEQADVASAYDQALLARELLKYPEVVRWSSIDTAPFRGGAFELRNTNHLVRTYPGCDGLKTGFYDKAGFNVAATAKRGNLRMIAVVLGTPHKLTNFKVAAELMSAGFTDYEMASIVKKGTPASQTVAIADGAVPRVAPVFATDAAIFSRRGESKKNVSITYNLPASINAPVKAGQQIGTAQVVADGKPVDSVTLIAPADVAKRGGGLLGRMLGKL, from the coding sequence ATGAGGCGGTTCTCGTCGTCCAATCAAGTTGATAATCGTTTAAGTCTTGCGGGTGGCGTTTTGCTGCTGACGGTCGCGGTGCTTTCGCTGACGGTGGGCGTCCCGTCTCAGGCGCTGGCGGCGCGACATCATCGGCATGCGGCCGCCGCAAAAGCCGTTGCGCCCCAAGCTTCGGACGAGGCCTACGTCGAAGCGGCGGTGATGGAACCAAGCAGCGTCACCTTCATTTTCGAAAAGAACGACCATCAGCCATGGCCGACCGCGTCGCTCGCCAAGATGATGTTGATGATGGTGGTTGCGCAAAAGCTCCACGACGGCAGCCTAAAGTTGACCGATCAGATCACTACTTCGCGCGAGGCCGCCAAGATGGGCGGCTCGCAAGTGTACTTGAAAGAAGGCGAGGTCTTCTCGCTTGATGACATGATGAAGGCAGTCGTCGTGCACTCCGCCAACGACGCTTCCTTGGCAATAGCCGAGTATGTAGCCGGGTCGGGGCCTGCATTTGTGCAGTTGATGAATCGGCAGGCGGGGGCGCTTGGGATGAAGGATACCCATTACTATTCGGTTCACGGGCTGCCTCCGGGTCCCGGCGAGCAGGCCGATGTCGCCAGTGCGTATGATCAGGCGCTGCTCGCTCGTGAGCTGCTCAAGTATCCTGAGGTTGTCAGATGGTCATCGATTGATACGGCTCCATTCCGCGGCGGCGCCTTCGAGCTCCGCAACACCAATCACCTGGTCCGCACTTACCCCGGCTGTGACGGCTTGAAGACCGGCTTCTACGACAAAGCGGGTTTCAATGTGGCCGCGACCGCTAAGCGCGGAAACCTAAGAATGATCGCGGTCGTGCTCGGAACGCCGCACAAACTTACGAATTTCAAAGTCGCTGCTGAACTGATGTCCGCGGGCTTCACCGACTACGAGATGGCCAGCATCGTAAAGAAAGGTACGCCCGCATCTCAGACCGTAGCGATTGCTGACGGTGCCGTACCGCGTGTGGCGCCGGTGTTTGCGACGGATGCGGCCATCTTTTCCAGGCGTGGGGAGTCCAAGAAAAACGTCAGCATTACCTACAATTTGCCGGCTTCGATAAACGCGCCGGTTAAGGCCGGCCAGCAGATCGGCACCGCCCAGGTCGTTGCGGACGGCAAGCCGGTCGACAGCGTCACGCTGATAGCGCCTGCCGACGTGGCGAAAAGGGGCGGCGGACTCCTGGGAAGAATGCTGGGCAAGCTCTAG
- a CDS encoding GNAT family N-acetyltransferase, translated as MELRAARHSERDEVLDLLGLWYNDREFFARYNKNDPKFRDELCLIARDGHALVAAVQIFDRAVRLDGRATPMGGIGSVFTRADYRHQGVASALMRMAVDTLEREQFEVSLLFAERLTFYNQFGWGEVGRKFSVLANAAALRSPGACEIIDVFDPARDLDAIASIHRDYSGRFNISAVRDAADWQGNLTFAGNQPGDGCTEYFIIARSRTRPTAYVRVTRFYGVTMVMEYGYSDSMEDDLVTLFQHLGEVAAGARCLHRLQGDHRRAAFLTEGTAASAPAGVLLVTHTAHDKSFESRLTAAGGTVTYHQDNNYMWRIVSAEKLGRRLGLSPDRAAARAFELFASDNSLFWSADRF; from the coding sequence ATGGAACTTCGGGCGGCACGCCACAGCGAGCGCGACGAAGTGCTCGACCTTCTGGGGCTGTGGTACAACGACCGCGAATTCTTCGCGCGCTACAACAAGAACGATCCGAAATTCAGGGATGAGTTGTGCTTGATCGCCCGGGACGGCCACGCGTTGGTCGCCGCCGTTCAGATCTTCGACCGTGCGGTGCGGCTGGATGGTCGGGCGACGCCGATGGGTGGAATCGGGTCGGTATTCACGCGTGCGGATTATCGCCACCAGGGGGTCGCATCTGCTTTGATGCGCATGGCGGTCGACACCCTGGAGCGCGAGCAATTCGAAGTCTCGCTGCTGTTCGCCGAACGCCTGACCTTCTACAACCAGTTCGGCTGGGGTGAGGTAGGCCGCAAATTCAGCGTGCTCGCGAACGCGGCCGCACTACGCTCTCCCGGCGCATGTGAGATCATCGACGTCTTCGACCCCGCGCGCGACCTCGACGCTATCGCTTCGATTCATCGTGACTACTCGGGCCGTTTCAACATCAGCGCCGTGCGCGATGCGGCCGACTGGCAGGGCAACCTTACCTTCGCGGGGAACCAACCGGGCGATGGGTGCACGGAGTATTTCATCATCGCACGCAGTAGGACGCGCCCCACTGCCTATGTGCGGGTAACGCGATTCTATGGGGTTACGATGGTGATGGAGTACGGGTATAGCGATAGCATGGAAGACGATCTCGTGACGCTCTTTCAGCACCTAGGCGAAGTTGCCGCCGGAGCGCGATGCTTGCATCGCTTGCAGGGGGACCATCGGAGGGCGGCCTTCCTTACCGAGGGGACGGCTGCGAGCGCTCCCGCCGGCGTGCTGCTTGTCACCCATACCGCTCACGACAAGTCGTTCGAAAGCCGCCTGACAGCCGCAGGAGGGACGGTCACCTATCACCAAGACAATAACTACATGTGGCGCATTGTTTCGGCCGAAAAACTGGGCCGACGGCTCGGGTTGTCGCCGGACCGTGCCGCCGCTCGCGCGTTTGAGCTATTTGCGAGCGACAATTCGTTGTTCTGGAGTGCAGATCGCTTCTAA
- the gspC gene encoding type II secretion system protein GspC, producing the protein MPFRLTQRHIVAFNFLLIAAVAYFAARSVNEIILQSLQGAPALPAAVVTGSGGMTHSRDYYDRIAKRDVFNLVPQETAAPVITSVDLHIKLLGTSLATRERPFAIIEDQNGDQSLYTVGDEIPNAGKLLSVQKSRIIVLSGGQQVALDIPNESMPSGVETVRSAASQTGVRKPFIHINPRFPLPTANFGKKSANDSDDVPDVNVEDEGENRYGLKRDELKDALSHSAELFTQIHAIPNIQNGKGSGFTLQEIEPGSVFEDLGLEDGDQLTAIDGRQLENPAEAVGLLSTIQSRSAVDITVMRDGHPVQLHYDIH; encoded by the coding sequence ATGCCGTTTCGACTGACGCAAAGACACATTGTCGCCTTTAACTTCCTGCTGATTGCGGCAGTCGCCTACTTTGCGGCGCGCTCGGTCAACGAGATAATCCTGCAGAGTCTGCAAGGCGCCCCTGCCCTTCCCGCCGCGGTCGTGACCGGCAGCGGCGGCATGACTCATTCGCGCGATTACTATGACCGGATCGCGAAGCGGGATGTGTTCAACCTGGTCCCGCAGGAGACCGCCGCGCCCGTCATTACCTCGGTCGATCTTCACATCAAGCTGCTCGGTACCTCACTGGCTACGCGCGAGCGTCCGTTCGCGATCATCGAAGACCAGAACGGCGACCAGTCGCTATATACCGTCGGCGACGAAATTCCCAACGCGGGCAAATTGCTTTCCGTGCAGAAGAGCCGGATTATCGTGTTGAGCGGCGGTCAGCAGGTCGCCCTGGACATTCCCAACGAGAGCATGCCGTCGGGCGTGGAGACCGTGCGAAGTGCGGCTTCACAAACCGGCGTGCGTAAGCCATTCATTCATATCAATCCGAGGTTCCCGCTGCCCACCGCAAACTTCGGGAAGAAATCCGCAAACGACAGCGACGACGTCCCCGATGTGAACGTCGAAGACGAGGGGGAAAATCGCTACGGCCTAAAGCGCGACGAACTCAAGGACGCGCTGTCGCACTCGGCGGAGCTTTTCACCCAAATCCACGCCATCCCCAACATTCAGAACGGCAAGGGCAGCGGCTTTACCCTTCAGGAAATCGAACCCGGCTCGGTGTTCGAGGACCTCGGCCTCGAGGACGGCGACCAGCTGACTGCGATCGACGGCCGACAGCTGGAAAATCCTGCCGAAGCGGTGGGGCTCCTGTCAACCATCCAGTCCCGCTCAGCGGTAGACATAACCGTGATGCGCGACGGGCACCCGGTCCAGTTGCACTACGACATCCACTGA